The nucleotide window GATGTTTATCACATATGTCTAAACCAAATTACCAATAGGGGAacttcagcctttttttttttttagaaaaaagtaTAAGCAGTTCACTGGTGTGTCTAACACAAAAGGAACAGGACTTTCTGTTAGCTGAGTCCACGTTCTTCAGTGGGTAGCCCTTTAAAGGCAATGGAACTTTGAAATTAGGGCATTTtttggttgccttttttttgtaggctgtgttgattttattttaaccCCAAATCTAGTGGAGCATGCCACCCTTACTCTGAATTATTCATTCATTACTTGataaattttcattaatttggGGTGCAAATATTCAATGCAGTGAGAGTAAGGCTGACTGAATTTGGCACTAAGGTTTGTTAGCTGCAAGAACTATAAAAAATGGTGGAAACCTCAACATTCTAGCCAAATTCCAATTTACATAAATACGCTGTACACTTAAGAAATACCACCTGCAGTTTCATTTGAAGTTTTCACTTCCCCTCCTAAAGAACTGCTTATGCAGTTGTTAAAAGAATGGACGACACATTCCTTCACAGAGGCAGATGTATTCTGTGGTGCAATTTTTTCCTTACACGTAAACAGTCTACAGTTACTTGGGAACCTTCAGGATGAAACATGTTATATAAAATAGATTACAGCAGACAAGACACGTAACAACATAGTTCATTTTCAACAGCACAGAACTACCTTCATTGCATTACCTTGCAACCACCATAATGCATAGACtcccaagaaaaaagaaaatgttgcagGATGCAAAAATAAAGTTGTATTATTTAATTAACTTGTGACCTACCATTTTAACTACCAACACCAGGGATGGAACCCTTGCAAAGCTTTACTAATGGACACTTGCAGGTCTCATTTGTTCAACTGTAGCAGTGTACAGTGGCAGCAGTCTATGCTTGTCCAGGGTTCATATCATAGCTAGAttccagtaggaaaaaaatatgttaagtAGCTGAAATTAACAAAAATTTGTTTGTAaaaaatttaatacaagaaaacAGGAATCACAAATTTCAATTTGTAATTGTTAATTCATTGCTATGTTAAACTACATAATGATTATCACTATACTGAAAGAACACTGTCATACAATATTGGTTTTGAaacattaagaaagaaaaagtaaataagaTCTTACCTAAAGAAGTTTAACTGAAGCTTAGAACTACTTTTCTCTACACCCTCAGCTTTCGTTGGCATCCTTATAAATCAACTACCGTAGTTAAAGCTTTGCAGAAATACAGCACAGCTTTTTAAGACTGGCTGAACTTAGTGATGTTTTCAAGAGTTCTCTTGTACTAGACCTGTGTCCCTGGAAGAGTACCTTGCTGGGGTTACTTCCTTCCCTTGCCATTGAAGAAGCAGCATCTAAAAAATCTAAAAAGGCGTTTCTCCTTGCAGAGATACCCCTTAAGTTACCTAGGTATTTTACACCTGATCATTTACAGACAACATACTTTTTCTGACCAGCATTTAATTTACACATACAACAATAGCTTTATATTATTCATGGGACCTTATACTACCCACTCCTTGCCTTATtttacagtattaaaaaaaaatctaaaattacACAATATTTCctttagaattattttattaaaatcatAAATGTACAACAGCTTCTTAACTCTACACACGcacttaaatttttaaaaggaaaacgTTATGTCTTATTACACCATGATCCTGGCtaaaagcttttcaaaactttgagaaaaatcttaaaaaagGTTTCACATGTCACCTGAAACTTACAAATTTAACATTATCAAAGGAATGCTTCTACACTTACAAAGACCACTAGAAAGAAACAACAATTAAAAAGCTAAGAAACTGTCTCAAAGGCATTTTTACAATCCTTCCTCCACAGTAAGGTAATGTTATTAAATAATCCAAATCCATTCACAAAATGGCTCTCTGCATCTGCTCTGGTGTCTTCTGCCATATCACTGCATATTTATGCATGACTGAGATAAGTGTTTCCTTAACATTGTTATTTCCATAACCTGAAGCTGTTCTGTTACCTCTGGGCTCTCATCCTCTCCTATTTATACAGTGAAGCCTGTTTCAACAGAAgtaaagagtaaaaaaatagGTTATGAAATTATTCATCTAaccattttttaaaggaaagacaATATCCTAAAAAGCTTTTAGCTCCTGCAGCTACTCTCAAGAATCACTGCAATTTTAACACTTATAAACATACTTACCCATGGCATGCTTGAATAAACTCAGTAACGGCTCCTCCCTCCATATCCACCACTTCCTCCACTGCCCCCTGGACCATAGTTTCCTGCCATTGCAGAACAAGACACAGAAATGGTTCCATCACTACACTTTTTACATCTAGGAATGCTTTTCACTGAAGCAATCAAAGCTTGACTGAATGAAGATTAACATCTGCTTTACTTCCAGAGATGACATACacaacacagacacaaacatttCGCTGTCTTCCACTAAATAACTACCGAACACTAACACAGGAAGGGACTACATGCTGAAATCTTAGAGGATTCAACAGTGTCACATGTAATATGACACACTGTGCTGTCTTGAGCCTGTGAGGGCTGACTTTATATGTATGCTAACCTTACAACAAAGAGCTTCATGTTTCAGCTTCCGTTCCACAAGCTTTACATGCCATTTTAAGTAACTTTTAAGCAACAAAAAGCAGGAAGTCAAAAAAATGAcgtaagaaaaaaggaaaattccaaCAAGGTTGGTGGTGATTAATTTTTCTCTACAAATGATTTGAGCTAACAGCAAAGAACACGGAACAACTATAATCTTTACAGACTGGAAATTGCAGATAAAGTTTTTATCTTTTATCCCTGAGACAAGCTTTACACTCTCAAGATGGGAAACTGTGGCCAACCTGCTGAAAGAACACAAGCACTGCATCTATCTACTGCAAAAGTTATCCAGTTTGTACCTACCAATCTTGGAATTATTTAGAATGGCCTGGATTAGAAGTGCCCTTTTTCAAGGTCacttgttccaacccctctgccatgggcaggggcatctGTCACCACACCgggttgctcaaagtcccatccaacctttCTTTGAGCATTGCCAGGGATGGGCCACTCAcaacttctttgggcaacctgttccagtgcctcaccaccctcacagtaagggattttttcctaataactaATCCAAATATACCTCCTTCTCTTTAGTTCAAAAGTTACCCCTGTGCCCTGTCTTCCCTTCTACTTCTCCAAAGGACTAAAATGCCATCTACTGTAACCACAAAGGAAGTCAGGATGTATAAAATACCTCCACCATATGGTCCCCCCATGTTTCTGCTGCCACCAAAATTTCCACTCTTCATCGGACCGTAATTTGAAGGTTGCTGGTTGTAGTTTCCAAAATCATTATAGTTTCCACTTCCATAATTGCCTGCATTATCAATACAAAAGTGAAGAAATACCTAGGTGAGTTAAAATGGATACAACACTGACAAGGTTACCTcgttattaaaattttaattatggTAAGAACTCAGGTAGGTATTCCAGCAGGGCATGCAACAAACAGCGTTTTCATTTCATACTACATGGGAAGCAATGGCTTCCTTAGGTAACATTTACAAACACCCCTCCCCCCAATCTCAAATGACTTGCACTAGTTTACAACTGAAATGCTTGGATGTTTCAAGCCTAAACTTTACCTCCTCCATAGTTGTCATAACCACCTCCATAGCCCCCACCCTGGTTGCCATATCCAGGTCCTCCTCCACCAtatcctcctctgcctcctccgtATCCAGGACTGCCACCAAAGTTTCCACCTGTGACAACACAATCctttaaaatatgcttttcaGTGTCGGAGCACTCCAATTAATACAGACACAAaggatatttttctgtttagaagtctacagggaagaaaaaggtatttttgaaatgtctgtgaacagtatttttaaaggcACCTACCAATTCCCATCGAAGCTGAACTGAGATCAAACCCTGCAAGACAGACTGCCTAAAACCCTTACTGACACGCTTaattaaaatcttcattttttcaggaaatttaaGACACACTCCTAAAGAAAAGGACATGTCTGTCCAAGAAATAACCATACAATTTGCCATATGACAGTTTAACATGCTCTGACAACCATATATACTTCTTAAAGCCCACAAAATGGCTTAGGCAAATAAGATAAATGCTACACAAATGCTAACTAATATAGAACTGTTTCTgaatgagaaaaaacccaaccaccaCCAGAACAGTTAAACTAACCTCCAGGTCCTCCGCCGTATCCATTATATCCATCACCAAATCCACGGCCACTTCCATATCCATCTatttggagaaaaaaccccacaaaatatttctatttatctGTAGCATACTAGTTGAATTCTCAAACCCCTATGACCTTAAGTACAAAAGCTCAGAAATTATTAAGCACATGTAAACTTGACTTCAATGTGTGTACATCTATTCAATGTTgtacattttcccttttcttgcaTTTGTACAGCACTCAGTTCTAAAAGGTGAGTCAAGTGCTGCACAGAATCAGGGAAGTCTCTAAATTCCTAAGCAAAATGATTAAGAAGTTTAAGTTACTTTTGGCTTTTGATAGAagccttaattaaaaaaaagaagaatctcATTTGCAGATTACTTTTCCCAAAAAATGTCTAACTGCTACAGTTGCATTCTACTGAACAGCAATACAGCTTACAAAGCTACCCAGAACAAGAGACAACATTAgtgaagttaaaaaataattgctacAAACATGCCTGTCTTACCAGCTCCCCCTCTGAAATTGCTGCCAGGTCCTGGACCGAAGTTGCCACCACCTCCACGAGCATCACCAAACCCAAAGTTCCCTGTAACAGTTTAACATTTATACTTAGTGAGACTGTGGAAAGTGAGCACAAAAATCAACCACAAACCATTAACCACACTCGTACGTACCTCCTCTCCCACTCCTAGAATTCTGAACCTCCTGCATCTCCTGTCTAGAGAGAGCTTTCCTTACTTCTGCATTATGGCCATTGATGGTGTGATACTTCTGCACTGTGACCACACAAAAGAAGATAGATCAGCATGTAAATACTGACCTGGCAACGAGTACCAAGCTTCCAATTCACACACATTCAAACATTTCAAGGAACACAAACTACCATaggatttttaaacaaagacaaCAGTACTTGTTCCTACACAATTAACCAACACTATGATCCAGCAAATATACAGGCATACAGCTTACATCATATAACAACATATATCATAGCACAACCATTCTCTCTAAGTTTAGCTTTACACAATTACCAAGACTGCAAGGATTAATACCACCAAATAAGAGAGTGAAATGAAGCTTACTTACAGACAATTTTATCCACAGGATCGTGGTCATCAAATGTAACAAATCCAAACCCTCTCTTTTTACCAGACTGTCTGTCAGTAATGATTTCAATAGTGTCAATTTTCCCGTATTCCTCAAAGTAGTCACGAAGGTGGTGCTCTTCAGTGTCCTCTTTAATACCACCAACAAACAGCTTTTTCACAGTAACATGAGCACCAGGCTTTCCAGATTCCTGTAAAAAGAACTCTTTAAATtagcacaaagaaaaaaaaattccacaaatcACTGTTTTGCCAGGGTTTCAGGAATACAACACTGATAAACTTGGATTTTTCAAGCACCTAAGTACAGCTCTTACAACACATGCCCCTGCAACCTTGTTTGGTGAGCCTTCTGGGAGAGAAGTGACACAGGGTCACTTGGAagttttccctccctccttgaAGTGAAAGCCTTGAAAGCACTGAAAAGACAGATAAGCTGTCTGAAACAACTGCCAAGTATTTAATGATGTAAGCTTGAGAGATTTCTATAATTGAAACAAAGATGCATCAGCTTCTTCTTCCCAATTCCCCAACAGCAGTGAACCACATTCCACCTGCGTCTTTCAAACTCTGTGAACTCACAACTGTTTATTTTAACCCCTAATTAAAAGATGAAGGCAACTCCAAATATTCTCAAAAGATCTCAGAATAATCAGAAAGGTCTTAAAGGAGTTTATTAATTTGAGGCTC belongs to Pithys albifrons albifrons isolate INPA30051 chromosome 7, PitAlb_v1, whole genome shotgun sequence and includes:
- the HNRNPA2B1 gene encoding heterogeneous nuclear ribonucleoproteins A2/B1 isoform X1, with the translated sequence MPRGDRESDWREKEQFRKLFIGGLSFETTEESLRSYYEQWGKLTDCVVMRDPASKRSRGFGFVTFSSMAEVDAAMAARPHTIDGRVVEPKRAVAREESGKPGAHVTVKKLFVGGIKEDTEEHHLRDYFEEYGKIDTIEIITDRQSGKKRGFGFVTFDDHDPVDKIVLQKYHTINGHNAEVRKALSRQEMQEVQNSRSGRGGNFGFGDARGGGGNFGPGPGSNFRGGAGKTDGYGSGRGFGDGYNGYGGGPGGGNFGGSPGYGGGRGGYGGGGPGYGNQGGGYGGGYDNYGGGNYGSGNYNDFGNYNQQPSNYGPMKSGNFGGSRNMGGPYGGGNYGPGGSGGSGGYGGRSRY
- the HNRNPA2B1 gene encoding heterogeneous nuclear ribonucleoproteins A2/B1 isoform X3 codes for the protein MKNMREKEQFRKLFIGGLSFETTEESLRSYYEQWGKLTDCVVMRDPASKRSRGFGFVTFSSMAEVDAAMAARPHTIDGRVVEPKRAVAREESGKPGAHVTVKKLFVGGIKEDTEEHHLRDYFEEYGKIDTIEIITDRQSGKKRGFGFVTFDDHDPVDKIVLQKYHTINGHNAEVRKALSRQEMQEVQNSRSGRGGNFGFGDARGGGGNFGPGPGSNFRGGAGKTDGYGSGRGFGDGYNGYGGGPGGGNFGGSPGYGGGRGGYGGGGPGYGNQGGGYGGGYDNYGGGNYGSGNYNDFGNYNQQPSNYGPMKSGNFGGSRNMGGPYGGGNYGPGGSGGSGGYGGRSRY
- the HNRNPA2B1 gene encoding heterogeneous nuclear ribonucleoproteins A2/B1 isoform X2, with the protein product MPRGDRESDWREKEQFRKLFIGGLSFETTEESLRSYYEQWGKLTDCVVMRDPASKRSRGFGFVTFSSMAEVDAAMAARPHTIDGRVVEPKRAVAREESGKPGAHVTVKKLFVGGIKEDTEEHHLRDYFEEYGKIDTIEIITDRQSGKKRGFGFVTFDDHDPVDKIVLQKYHTINGHNAEVRKALSRQEMQEVQNSRSGRGGNFGFGDARGGGGNFGPGPGSNFRGGADGYGSGRGFGDGYNGYGGGPGGGNFGGSPGYGGGRGGYGGGGPGYGNQGGGYGGGYDNYGGGNYGSGNYNDFGNYNQQPSNYGPMKSGNFGGSRNMGGPYGGGNYGPGGSGGSGGYGGRSRY